GAATGTTGCAAACGATAGTCAGCACCTGATCCAATGATTGTACTTGAGGTATCATCAGCGAATAGTTGAACGAATCGGTATTCAGACTGTCGGTATGCAGAACAGCTCCAAATCGACGATATATCAACTCTTTAAGTTCTTCAAAGCCAACATTATTCACGAATATGCCGCCTTGTGTCCAAAGATTGATCAATGCCCGGATCTTTATCGAAAGTTTCAAAATGATTATTAGCAAGGCTATACCTGATGGACTTACCGCGCGTAAGAATATGGTTTTCCTCATTTTTTTCACTTGAAACACGCACACGCCCGGTTTTAACCTCTATAGTGACATGTTTGGTACACATTGATTTATTGACATTGAACGATGTTCCGAGAACGGCAACAGAAACACCGCCAGTTTCGATCTTAAATGGATGCAAAATATCCCTTCTGACCCGAAAGAATGCTTCCCCCTGATCTAACAACAATGTTCTATTTGACGCAAAGCTTTTACGATCGTAGCGGATACGTGTATTTCCGTTTAAAAAGATAGATGTGCCATCAGGTAGCTGAATTTCTTTCAATTCTCCAGCATTCGTAACCGTTTCCGTCAG
The genomic region above belongs to Sphingobacterium zeae and contains:
- a CDS encoding FecR family protein — translated: MDLERFKLIITDYLGGKLTDEEKQHVDDWYESIANEDIKPFADDSHRDRIKRELLLRIEGAAPSLKAKKKTVSKFTWLSSAAAAILILGGISLLFFQHSPKSLSRKPTETIAFLTETVTNAGELKEIQLPDGTSIFLNGNTRIRYDRKSFASNRTLLLDQGEAFFRVRRDILHPFKIETGGVSVAVLGTSFNVNKSMCTKHVTIEVKTGRVRVSSEKNEENHILTRGKSIRYSLANNHFETFDKDPGIDQSLDTRRHIRE
- a CDS encoding DUF4974 domain-containing protein, with translation MNNVGFEELKELIYRRFGAVLHTDSLNTDSFNYSLMIPQVQSLDQVLTIVCNIHQIKFRREKNEIILYK